The Desulfoscipio gibsoniae DSM 7213 genome contains a region encoding:
- a CDS encoding EAL domain-containing protein: MKIPNTDAKKQSEKNPFSAGGLRIKHTLLYAIICIMIFVTLSGLYLHFAWNRYKNTASSEAIMLAQSLEAFMHPEHIAELSGGPEDLKNSEYIMLKSNLMKLVDTTNPIRFAYILDERDGNIVILLDSESLDSTDYSPPGQVYEEANDIYWEPFRSGKTILTDMTTDRWGSWISALVPIKDQRNGNVIAVLGIDYSASEWQSRLWMQMIPDIIIILSILVLLGTLLIIWIQHSTLKDLNKKLTFNEALYHSVFDQAPIGIAIGDNENHVIQPEYGNRNINPMFEKILGWNWQDLKNIKWTEITHSEDLQADLKKFEQFKEGKIQGYSLEKRYLRPDGASVWTKMTIAPLLGGSESKSKHICLIEDISERKKMEESLRESERSKSVLLSHLPGMAYRCNYDREWTMQFVSEGCSQLTGYTPESLLYNKELSFNDLIAPEYHESLWKEWERSLAGRLPFKYEYEITTAKGERKWVLEMGQGIYNEQGEVEALEGIILDITDRKEIEDNLRYNNEHDLWTGLYNRRYLEDLLINDTKIKTTKKRAIVGINMSTVQRLSLTYGFHYSQEIIKKVAEVLNLLCTDKQQLFNTYENRFVFYVKDYTDKNELTMFCENVVGTLESVFAAERIGGGIGIVEIDEDNKDNVELLLKNLLIASEKALYIFDKDFGFCFFDKDMEAQIIREEQIKHELTLIEADENNGGLYLQYQPILDLKSNKVCGFEALARLKSEKLGVVSPLEFIPMAEKTKLIIPIGQKVIRQAFRFLNKLKVSGYSGLTVSINVSAIQLLRNDFNKKLFEMITEMQVNPADIGLEITESMFSDNYQEINRILGELKDSGIHIAIDDFGTGYSSLARERELHVSSLKIDKYFIDKLVSLKDERDVTSDIISMAHKLGHCVIAEGVEHEKQRQYLTNYGCDKIQGYLISKPLNEEAAIDILKNQTIKNNDCHSNDSRY; encoded by the coding sequence CCTGAAGATTTAAAAAATTCGGAATACATAATGCTTAAAAGTAATCTGATGAAATTGGTTGATACAACGAATCCAATTCGCTTCGCGTACATTTTGGATGAGCGAGATGGCAATATTGTAATTCTTTTGGATTCAGAATCGCTCGATTCGACCGATTACTCACCACCTGGACAGGTATATGAGGAAGCAAATGATATTTACTGGGAGCCTTTCCGGTCAGGCAAGACTATTCTGACCGATATGACAACTGATCGGTGGGGTTCCTGGATAAGTGCGCTCGTGCCGATTAAAGATCAGAGAAATGGAAATGTTATTGCCGTTTTGGGGATTGACTATTCAGCATCAGAATGGCAATCACGCCTGTGGATGCAGATGATTCCCGACATAATTATCATATTGAGTATTCTTGTGCTTTTGGGGACCTTGCTTATTATTTGGATACAGCATTCAACTTTGAAGGATCTTAATAAGAAATTGACTTTTAATGAAGCACTGTATCACAGTGTGTTCGATCAGGCTCCGATTGGAATTGCAATTGGGGACAACGAAAACCATGTAATCCAGCCGGAATATGGGAACCGCAACATTAATCCAATGTTTGAAAAAATTCTCGGGTGGAATTGGCAGGACTTAAAAAATATAAAATGGACAGAGATTACGCATTCCGAAGACCTGCAGGCCGATCTCAAAAAATTTGAACAGTTTAAAGAAGGCAAAATTCAAGGTTATTCGTTAGAAAAGCGTTATTTAAGACCTGACGGAGCAAGTGTGTGGACTAAAATGACAATTGCCCCCTTATTAGGCGGTTCAGAGAGTAAATCCAAGCATATTTGCTTAATAGAAGATATATCAGAACGAAAGAAAATGGAGGAATCGTTAAGAGAAAGTGAACGCAGCAAATCCGTTCTTCTCTCCCACCTTCCGGGTATGGCCTATAGATGCAATTATGATCGGGAGTGGACGATGCAGTTTGTTTCTGAAGGTTGTTCTCAATTAACCGGATATACTCCGGAGAGCCTTTTGTACAATAAAGAGTTATCCTTTAATGATTTGATTGCACCTGAATATCATGAATCTCTCTGGAAGGAATGGGAGCGTAGCCTCGCCGGGAGACTGCCTTTTAAATATGAATACGAAATCACAACGGCCAAAGGAGAGCGGAAATGGGTTTTGGAAATGGGACAAGGGATTTATAACGAGCAAGGTGAAGTAGAAGCCCTTGAGGGAATAATCCTGGACATCACAGACCGGAAGGAAATTGAGGATAATCTTAGGTATAATAATGAACATGATTTGTGGACAGGCCTATATAACCGCAGATATTTAGAAGATCTTCTAATAAATGATACAAAGATTAAGACAACGAAGAAAAGAGCGATTGTAGGTATCAATATGAGCACTGTTCAGAGGCTGAGCCTGACTTATGGATTTCATTACAGTCAGGAAATAATTAAAAAAGTAGCAGAAGTCCTAAATTTGCTTTGTACCGACAAACAACAATTATTTAATACATATGAAAATCGATTTGTGTTCTATGTGAAAGACTATACGGACAAAAATGAATTGACAATGTTTTGTGAGAATGTTGTTGGTACATTGGAATCTGTGTTTGCTGCTGAAAGAATTGGAGGCGGTATTGGTATTGTCGAAATAGACGAGGATAATAAGGATAATGTAGAGCTGCTTTTAAAAAACCTATTGATTGCGTCTGAAAAAGCGCTTTACATTTTTGACAAAGACTTTGGATTTTGTTTTTTTGATAAGGACATGGAAGCGCAAATAATACGCGAAGAACAAATAAAGCATGAGCTTACACTAATTGAAGCGGATGAAAACAATGGCGGACTTTATTTGCAATATCAGCCTATTCTGGATCTTAAATCGAATAAGGTTTGCGGTTTTGAGGCTTTAGCCAGACTAAAAAGTGAAAAGTTGGGCGTTGTATCGCCTTTGGAATTCATACCAATGGCAGAAAAAACAAAGCTCATTATTCCGATTGGTCAAAAGGTTATTCGTCAGGCGTTTCGTTTCTTGAACAAATTAAAGGTTAGTGGTTATAGCGGATTAACCGTTTCAATTAATGTCTCTGCAATTCAGCTTCTAAGAAATGATTTCAATAAAAAATTATTCGAAATGATAACTGAAATGCAGGTTAATCCGGCGGATATAGGCCTCGAGATTACTGAGTCGATGTTTTCTGATAACTACCAGGAAATAAACCGTATTCTTGGTGAGCTGAAGGATTCTGGAATCCACATCGCTATAGATGATTTCGGGACAGGATATTCTTCACTTGCGAGGGAGAGGGAGCTCCATGTCAGCAGTCTTAAAATTGATAAATATTTTATTGACAAGCTGGTGTCACTGAAGGATGAGAGGGATGTCACCAGCGATATTATATCAATGGCGCATAAGCTTGGACATTGCGTCATAGCGGAAGGAGTAGAGCATGAGAAGCAGAGACAATATTTGACAAATTACGGATGTGACAAAATTCAGGGATATCTGATCAGTAAACCGCTGAATGAAGAAGCGGCAATTGACATACTTAAGAATCAAACAATTAAGAATAATGACTGCCATTCAAATGACAGCCGTTACTAA